The stretch of DNA CGCCAACGTCCTATTGCTGGACGTCATACCAGACTTCGCGATCGTATTGGACATCGGCGTTCGAGCCATTCCAAATACGAATATTGTTGATGCGAAATCCACTGCGGATATGGCCCCGCGGACCGGGACTGCGATAAGGCCGACGATACGCCGACTTCGCTTTCGGAGCGATCCCGTATTGGTAGCCCGGACTGTCGGCGTGACTGTAATAGGACTTAGCAAAGATCCAATCTTCAGCCTGCACACCGCTTGCGGTTACAACAGTGAAGGCCACTGCCAAGCATCCGCCGCACAACCATTGTTTGATATTTTTCATCACCTTCACCCACTTGCCGACATGATGCCAGCAATCCACATCCGTCAATGTTGTCATCTTGAAACTGTCTATTCATCACAACACAATGTTGAGCAATGTCAATACGTTTCAATGTTGACGAATATGCGGGCGCAGCGACTGCCGTCGAAAGTCGCTGTCACAAGTGGAGTTAGGGCAATTCAACCCGCAGGAAGAACTGCTCCGCTGCCCATTGACGAAACCAGTCGCCCAGGTCCGCGGCGAATTGCTGGACATCGTCTTCGTAGAATTCGGCCGCTTGGGCGATCGCGTCGCCGACTGTCTCGCCGGCAACGATGCATTGCAGCAACTCGAATTGCGCGCGATTCAAATCAAACCGCCGCACGATGTACTCGCGACGACTGATGGCCAAAAAGCTTGCCTGTGGATCAGGGATCGGTGTCGTCGCATCACGGCGTTTGGCGGTAAAGAATTGGCTCACCGGATGCGAGAACTGCATCAACCGCAAGGAAGGCACGACCGCGAGTTTGGCATCGGGCCATTGAGCGGCAGGCACCTCACGTAATTGTTCGGGAGAAAGTTTCGGATCCGCTTCGGCGCCCGGCCCGTCAAACACCTCGTTAAAGGCCCATTCCAAACGAGCTAAGTCGATCACAAATTCGGCCCATTGCGTGATCTGCCCCTCATCGCGCGGAGAGGTCTCGGCGAGGTAATTCGCAAAATTTTCTCCAAGATGGCCCAGCGAGTAACTGCGGGAAGGATAAGTGTTCAAATACCCAACCACGAACTGGTCAAACAATTCCTCTCCAACCGTCGCCTGCGTGACAGGAAATTCACCCCGCATGCATTCCAACAATCGCGCGAAGTAAGCCCCGGAGTAAACCTCCATACGGTGCACCGCATCAAGTTTTTCCGAGCGGTTCACGACTTGTTCGATCTCGGCAGCCGTAATCGCAATCTGCTCCTGCGCCGCAGACGTTTCCACCCCAGCCGTCACCCCGCCGGGATAGGAGATCACCGATTGCATCCAGCGTTGAATTGTGGCGAGATCGTATTGGGGGGCGGTCATGATTCTCTTTTTTTGCAACGCGGAAACCGAAAGCTCAACGGATCACTAATGTGATGGTATCGAGATGCAGGCGGATTCTAAAGGTTGCCAAAATTGTATCGCATTGACGAAACGCCATCGGGGGCCAGGAAGTCAGATGTAGCTGCTGCCGCTGGACGTGGTGGCACCTGAATCGTTTTTAGTCCATTTCATGCTGATTGAGTTGCCATTCTGCCCAAGATAACCCTGACACTGAGGAGCGGGAGCCAGTATTTGTCGCAAGCACTGCACTTGGGTCAGAATTCGCGTCACCAAGCAGCGTCCATCCCACACCCAGCTTCTGCCCCATACTCAGAACTTCAACGACTAAATCTCCCCACCCCATTTTGTCTGAATGATAAAGTTCAAACACGGCCAAGTAGCCACCCTTACTATATGGTTTGACGGTGGCGTCCATCGGTAAGCGACCGATAGCCATGATACAACGATTGAAAATCTTCTCGGCTTGCTCTTGTCTCGAGGCGTTTAAGTGAAGCTTCCAATTGGACCGGGGCATATTTCAAAGTGAAATCATGAAAGAAATCGCCAAATCGATGACTGCCTTCATCTGCTTGGCTTGTTATTGGGAATTCGCGGGGCAATCGTATTTGGACATTTTATATACCAATCCGGGCCCTCGCAGCTTCAGTCTGTGCCTAGGCTGAACTTTGACCGATACATCGTAACTCGGCCAGATTTCTGGCACTTAAGACGTTAAACAACCGGGAAACGTGCAACAAATTCCTGCAGAATTAAGGACTTGTGCACAAAACATTCAGTAGGAGTTCCGCAAACCAATTCGGTTCGCTCATCTTCAGGGGCGAGCAGACAATCCCCACTAAGTCGTGAGGCTAGCCGAAATCAACGGCGAGGTCGCCAACCGCAAGCCGCGTGCCTGTGCGGCTTCACCCAACCAACGGCCGAGAAGTGCGACATCATTGGGCGGTTGAGTTCCGTCGAGGTCATTAAGAAATGCGGTCCGGACCAAGCAGAACCGCGGTTCAACGGCAGCGATGCAACGTGGTTTTAACCAGAGCGAAAACGGCCCAGGTGTCAATGCATCGCGCCCCCGTTCGGGGCAAGCATAGACGCCGTCCGCGCCGCGAATTTCTCCAGCACCAATCACGATCCCCGCACGATTCACAATTCGCCCCGATAGCAACGCGACATCCGCATGAAGTTCAAACAGACCGATCGCTTCCCAGATTGATTCCTCACTCGGCGACACGTCGTCGGCAGAAATGACCACAAACTCAGCCTGTGAGTTGCGCGCCGCATCGAGAATTACAGGGGTTTCACTGGCAACGACTTGCTGAGCATTGAAAGGAAATCCCATCTCCCCGCGTGGAGTTGCGTGAGAGGCAGTGTGACAGATCCAGTCAATTGCGGGTGGATCAATCGGCTTACGGGTGATCGCCCATTCTTCACCTCCGCGATTTAAGGGGAAGGGGCGGACCTCGTATCGTTCAGGATGCGGTTGCGTAGCAATGTGTGTTTCCAAGACGTGTTGTTGGGATTGCACCGAGCCGGGATGAGGTTGGCGACGATTGGTGTGTGATACGGCGTGCGTCCGCCAATGATAGAGGATCTCCGCCACATGTTGCGGCGAGTGCCCGCCACGGGCGAAACGAAAAACTGAATCCCAGTCATGGCAGTAGTTGCTACCTGCGTCGCTATACACACCGAGATCGAGTGCCGCTTGTCGGTCAAACGCGCAGAGATGCCAGATGTAGGAACCCGCTTGGTTCAACACCGGGTCCCAAGCGGGACGCTGAAAGGGCGCAAAGGGACGTCCATCGGCAAAGTGGTCTTCGTCGCTGTACAAAAACGCCGGCGCATCGTGGTCGGCGATGGCCTGCGCAAAAACCTGCATCGCGTCGGGAAATAGCAAATCGTCCGCATCGAGCGGAATCACATAGGTGCCCGTCGCTGCCTCAAGGCAAACACGCATGCCGCCGATGATGCCCCGGTTCTCAGCCAATTCAATCAGCCGCACGCGCGGGTCGTCAGCGACGTCGGCGATCACGCGCTGTAAGGTTTCGGGAATCGCACCGTGAGCCAGCAGCACCCATTCGAATTCGCAGGAGGTCTGCGCGAAGAGAGCGGCAGCCGTTTCCTGAAATAGTTGTGGCGGCGTTTTCTCATACACGCCGGTCAGAAACGAAAACTGTCCCGGTGCCGCCTGTTTTTTCAATCGTCTCTGTCGCTGAGCGACGTGTGTTTCCAGCCAGAGTGGATAGTCGAAGCGCCGCTCGCTCAGCTTCTCGCGCACCCGCCCGACCCAACGACGCGCCGTCCGACGTGCGCGGTGAACCAAAGGGGGACGCTGAAGGGAGTTGGAGAACGTCATGCTTACATCGCCCCCTGTGCGAAGATTTCCGCTTCAACGTGTTCCACTACCGCCGGTTGATACGCGCGGCTGACATCACGGTCCAGCTCCGCGGAGTAATATCGCGTTTCACCGGGCGGGAGTTGTTGTTCGAATGTTGACGGCATTTCCACTGCGTGCGATTCGTATGACGTCGCTGATAAAAATGGAGAGTAGACCACCCGTCGTCCGCTACGAGCCGCACGGGTTGCAGCGGCGTAGCCGAGTTCATCGAGCGTCATCGGCGGTTTTTGTGTGTCACGGATGAGCCCGGACAGAAAATCGGCTGCGAACACACAGAAACGAGGCGACACGGCATCGACGGTTCGCTGTTTCCACATCTGATGAAAATATCCAGGATCGTCCCCACTGCGGCCAACATCGGGACAAGCGAGGCCTTTACCACAGCCCCGATAATAACCCGCACTCATCACTCGCTGCCGCCGATCCAATATCCGTCCGCCGACCATGCCAATATCGGGATACCGTTCAATGAGTCCCAGCACTTCCCAAGCCCACTCGTCATTATCGATCGCTAACGTGTCATCCACGAAGGCGACAAGACCGTCGGCTGCAGCAACGTTGGCGATGCGGTCCTGCAAAATCGCTGGATCGGCTGCGCGGGGTATGGCGATCGTTTCTTCACACGGATAATCACCGGTGATAGCGGCGGACAGCGCGGGGGGACGATGTTGGTCAGCGGTTGTCACGACTAACAGCAAAGGACGCGGGTCGACATGTCGACGACGAATCCACCAATCGGGGGTTCCGGTGAACAGCGGGCTGTGGATGATTTCATGGCGGTCCGCCTCACCCCGGTTGTTTAGATAGCGGGAGAGCATCGCGCGGTGGGAAGCGGAGACGTCGTTTTTGCTATGCATGTTGGCCGACGTCGATCCGGCATGCATCCGCCAACTGTAGAGGATCTCCGGAATATGAACGGGCACATGCCCCGCCATCGAAAACCGCAAAAAAGCATCCCAATCGGGGCAACTATTGGTATCGCTGTCGCCGTAGACATCCAGCTCCAAGGCCAACCGGCGATCCATCACCCCCAAGTGCGCTGTGTAAGCGGAATTGAGAAACAGCACCGGATCCCAGTCCGGTTTGAAGTAGGGCAGCAGCCGGTTCTGGCCGCAGATGTGGTCTTCGTCACTGTATAACAGCGGCGGATAATCGTGTCGTTGGATATGGTGCGTCACAATTTTTAGGCAGTCGGCATCCAACCGGTCATCGTGGTCGACCGCCACAACATATCGCCCGGTCGCTTGCTCTAGGCAAAACCGCATGCCGGCGACGATGCCCTGGTTGGTTTCAGAACGGAACAGCCGCACGCGCGGATCGCGGGCAAGCACATTGCGCAAAACCACAAGCGTCTCGGGATGCGTTGTGCCGTTATCGAGTACGACCCACTCAAACGGTTGATCACCCGACTGCTGCAACACACTGGTCGCCAATGCGCGAAGATACTCCGGCGGGGTATTCCAAACCGGCGTGATCAGAGACAGCAACCCCGGTTCAGTTGCGTGAGCATACTCGTCACGGCGTTTATGGAGTCGCGCGGCGATCCAATTTTCATAGTGCGGATCAGCAGGGGGAAACCATTTGGTTGCTGTCGCTAGAAGCGGTGCAGCCAGCGGAGCCTTCAACAACCGCCGCAGCGCGGGAATCCGCTTCGCGCGCAGAACACATTGCCGGGCCCAATTGCCGATTCTCCGTGACACTGACGCATCCTTGCCGTCTGTGTTGAAATCTAATCAAAAACCGAACGACTTTCCGGGAGGGCGAGGCGCCCGCCGAGCCGCAATTGCGCGCACGTGTGATCGTATAGCGTGGCTCAGCAGAAGCTTCGCCCTCCCAACCCGCGTCGCAAACCGGGCGGTACTGTTACACAAGGCCCCATATGCGTCAAGCGGGATTTTGAGATGCCGCTTCCCGAGCGACGCGCATCCGGTGGCGAATGACATAAAAGCCGATCATGAACACCACTGCCGCCAGGATTCCGGCGGTGATCAACTTCTTGTGCTCGTACCACAATTCCTTGGCGGTCTCCCCGAAGTAATACCCGGTGAGCGTCAAGATGATGACCCACAACCCGGCTCCCAGTCCGGTGAACAGGCAAAACCGCGCTAAATTCATGCGGGCCAGACCGGCTGGAATACTGATGAGTTGTCGGACAGCGGGAATCAAGCGACAAACAAAGGTCGTCATTTGACCATGCTTGTCGAAGTAGCCCTCGACCATCAACATTTTGTCCTGCGGCACGAAGAAATATTTGCCAAACTTCAACAACAGCGACCGCCCCAACGAAACGGCCAGAAAATAATTGATCAGTGCGCCGGCAATGCTGCCGCCGATACCGGCCACAATACAGCCCCACAAATTGAGATCGCCTTGGGCAGCGGAGTACCCGGCGGGAATCATCACGACTTCGCTCGGAAAAGGGATAAATGAACTTTCAACCGTCATCAGGAGAAAAATGCCCCAATAACCAAGGTCTTCCAGTCCGCCAACCCATCCAACAACAATTTTCTCGATCAGGTCCGTAAGTTCGTGCACGCCACTGTTCCTCGCAACAAATTTCTCAATGCAGTGTTGGAATGGGTTTGGTCAAGATTCGCGAATCTAGGGAGGATAGCTGAGAACTGTCAATGCGGGAATCCACATTCGTAATCGATCCCGATTTGACGGCGCGGGCTGGAACTTTTCTGCGGTAGACACGATGATGTTTACGGGTGGCAGTTTTCAAAAACCATCGTTTCGGCGAACAGGGAGTGATACGATTAAAGGTCCAGGATTAAAAATTAGCCTCGACGTCCGTCGGCAATGGCAATGTCCGGCGTGTGATTATCGGGCAAAAATGCCGGGAAACCGTGTCGCCGAACGCTGCCCGCATTGCACCGACGTGGTCTGGCTGCAGTTGGTGGAGAAACAACGGGTCTGGAAAGAATTCACCGTTCCGCACGCCACCGATATTGAAATCGATCTCGATGACGAAGAGGAAATCGCCGAGTCCTCAGCAGAAACAACGACCCAAACCGCTGTCAGCAACGAACCGCCGGGGGAAGCCCCCGCGGTCGAGCCAACTGCCAGTGAAACTGCAAAAAGTGAAACCGAGCCGGCAACTCCCGAATCCGTCGACACGGTTGAGTCGGTAGTTGAAGTCGAAGTCGTGACCGAGAAAATCACAGTCGAAGTTGTTGAGAAAGTGGAACCCGAACCGGATGCGAAATCGCCCTCACCAGTCGAAGCATCTGGCGAAACTGCGAAACCTCGCAAAAAACGCAGTCGCCGACGCCGCCGGCGCAAAGGAAATTCGCCGCCTGACGGGGCCACACAACCGACAGCCGAATCGGAGTCCGCACCGCCACAGGAACAGTCCCAGGCCAAACATACGCCATCTTCCGAGACGCCCGCTGCGACTGAACCACCCAAGCCGAGCCAACCCGACGCTGCGAAACCTGACTCAACCCAAGAGGAAGGTTTCGGATCCGGAGTTTTTTAAGAGAGCTGCGGACGTTTTTCAAGACCATGCCCGTCGGATGCCGATCCCGCTAGAACGATATCACACTCGCGGATGAGTCCGGCAAGTCGATTCTTACAGCGAATAGTTACTGAGAAATCTCTGACAAGATATTTTGATCGTTTGGCGAAAAGAGAAGTGTCATGGCAACATTCGCAGTCATCTTGCCGGCGGCCGGGCAAAGTTCCCGGTTTCAACATCAACAGCGCAAAAAACCGTTCGCCGACTTGAAGGGCCGCGCGGTCTGGTTGCGGTCCGCTGAGCATTTCACCAATCGGGACGACGTGCTCCAAACGATTGTCGTCGTCTCGCCCGATGACGAAGAATGGTTCAAAGAGAAGTACGCAGCCAATCTGGCGTTCATGAATGTGGATATTGTCACAGGGGGAGACAGCCGCGCCGCTTCTGTGAAAAATGGTCTCGCCATCGTCAAACCCGAAATCGAGTACGTCGCCGTGCATGATGCGGCACGTCCACTGCTGACCAAACAGTGGGTGGATCAAGTCTTCGCCAAAGCCGCCGAAACCGGGGCGGCCCTCTTGGGCGTGCCGGTCGCCAGCACCTTGAAAAAAGTGGCCGACGGACAGATCACGGCAACGGTCTCGCGCGAATCTTTGTGGGAAGCACAAACGCCGCAGGTTTTCCGCCGTGACTGGCTGGAGGCGGCCTATGCAAAGCAGGGAAAGCTAGAACCGACCGACGAAGCTCAGTTGGTAGAACAGACCGGAAAACCGATCTCCATGGTTGCCGGGTCGTCGCTGAATTTTAAGATCACGACCGCCGACGACTTCCGCCTTGCTGCACTGGCGCTCGATGCACTTCCCAAGGCCGCGGGCTTGCGCGCATTGCATCCGTTTCAAGATGAAGATCCGCGCCTTATTTGACGAGCTGATGTCCGGTCGAACCTGCGAACTTCAGGAAATCTGGGACATTACCCACACTTTCTACCTTGCGGATACGGCACAATGATCCGATTGCGCAAAGCAGACTTAGGGGAAATGCTTAAATCCCCTATCGCTTGACTAGAGAAGTTCAAGTCAACTCAAGGGCGACCGTCGTTCATCCGATTGACAATCTAAGAGATCTACTGTTTAGGGGATTACCCGAATCAGAAGACCGAGATTGTAAAGCCATCGAAATCCCAACGGCGCAATCGCTGCGGAATCATGAGGCAATCATTCCTCATTTCTCTGGAATCCAACGCAAAGTAGATTCTAATCCGCCACATAGGTTGCGTTGAAAACGGAAACGAAGTTCTTCCCCCATTCTCAACCACCGAGGGCCCGGTGGCCGAGACTTATCGCCAACAATTCGCTTTTTCTAAATGGATCTGCCGTGGCTCTTAACGCACCAGCCCTGAAAAATTCATTCCAGGCGGTCGCGCCACGTGCCGACTATTTAGCGGACCGTTTTTACAGCCAATTGTTTCTGGATTACCCCGAGCAGATCGTTCGCTTTAGCGGAACCGATTTTGCCGACCAGCAGCATAAGCTCATCGGGGCACTCTCGGCGATCATTCGCCAACTCGACGATGAGACCGCATTGGTCGAATTCGTAACCCGGTTGGGCCAGCGGCACGCCTCCTATGATTTGTCTGAACATGACTATTCGGCTGTCTCTGAGACGCTGATCAAAGTGTTGGCCGAGGTGTTGGGTTCTGAATTTTGGAACAACGAATACGAAGACGCATGGCGTGAGGCATTGGCAACAATCTCTCAATTGATGCAAGAAGGCGCTCGCACGCAAGATGCAAAGCAAGTAGCAGTGGCGACAATGGTTACGGAGTCGACGACAATCGACCTCAATTCCAACGGCGCCTCGACTGCTGAGAACTACACACCCTATTCCGATGAAGCAAATTCTCCGGCACCCCTGCCCGGAACCCCGGCGGTAACATCCGAATCCACCCCCCCCGGACCGGCACGGGCCGCGGGTCAACATACTGGAGAAAGAAAAACAATGATCAGCACGGCACAAACAGACGGACGCATGGCGACAGATTCTCAAGGCGACGCGAGCCAAGACCAGCAACAGTTCTTAGAACTGGCTGCTAAGGTCGATGCCATCAGCAAATCGCAAGCGGTGATTGAATTTGAGTTGGACGGTACGATCATCACGGCCAACGACAATTTCTTGAACACCCTCGGATATTCATTGAACGAAATTCAAGGCCAGCACCACAGAATGTTCGTCGAGGACGCCTATGGTAAAAGCAATGAATATCAGCAATTCTGGGGCAAGTTGAACCGTGGCGAATATGTTGCCGACACGTTTAAACGCCTTGGTAAAGGGGGCACCGTTATTTGGATCCAGGCCTCGTACAATCCGATTCTGGATCAGAACGGCAAGCCGTACAAGGTTGTCAAATTTGCCGTGGATGTCACCGAGCAAATTGAAATGGCCCGGATGAAATCCATGGTTGAGGAAATGCCAACCAACGTGATTATGGCAAACTCGGATCTTGAGATCACGTATATGAATCCGGCGTCAGTGAAAAAACTGTCGGAGTTGCAAGAATTCCTGCCTGTCAAAGTCAACGACATCATTGGTCAATCAGTCGATATCTTCCACAAAAATCCCTCCCATCAACGGGGGATTTTAAACAACCCAGACAATCTGCCCTACCGAGCCAGCATCAGCGTTGGCCCCGAGACGCTGGACTTGCTGGTGAGCGCCGTTCGGGACGTCAAC from Symmachiella dynata encodes:
- a CDS encoding DNA-binding domain-containing protein; protein product: MTAPQYDLATIQRWMQSVISYPGGVTAGVETSAAQEQIAITAAEIEQVVNRSEKLDAVHRMEVYSGAYFARLLECMRGEFPVTQATVGEELFDQFVVGYLNTYPSRSYSLGHLGENFANYLAETSPRDEGQITQWAEFVIDLARLEWAFNEVFDGPGAEADPKLSPEQLREVPAAQWPDAKLAVVPSLRLMQFSHPVSQFFTAKRRDATTPIPDPQASFLAISRREYIVRRFDLNRAQFELLQCIVAGETVGDAIAQAAEFYEDDVQQFAADLGDWFRQWAAEQFFLRVELP
- a CDS encoding DedA family protein translates to MHELTDLIEKIVVGWVGGLEDLGYWGIFLLMTVESSFIPFPSEVVMIPAGYSAAQGDLNLWGCIVAGIGGSIAGALINYFLAVSLGRSLLLKFGKYFFVPQDKMLMVEGYFDKHGQMTTFVCRLIPAVRQLISIPAGLARMNLARFCLFTGLGAGLWVIILTLTGYYFGETAKELWYEHKKLITAGILAAVVFMIGFYVIRHRMRVAREAASQNPA
- a CDS encoding glycosyltransferase, encoding MSRRIGNWARQCVLRAKRIPALRRLLKAPLAAPLLATATKWFPPADPHYENWIAARLHKRRDEYAHATEPGLLSLITPVWNTPPEYLRALATSVLQQSGDQPFEWVVLDNGTTHPETLVVLRNVLARDPRVRLFRSETNQGIVAGMRFCLEQATGRYVVAVDHDDRLDADCLKIVTHHIQRHDYPPLLYSDEDHICGQNRLLPYFKPDWDPVLFLNSAYTAHLGVMDRRLALELDVYGDSDTNSCPDWDAFLRFSMAGHVPVHIPEILYSWRMHAGSTSANMHSKNDVSASHRAMLSRYLNNRGEADRHEIIHSPLFTGTPDWWIRRRHVDPRPLLLVVTTADQHRPPALSAAITGDYPCEETIAIPRAADPAILQDRIANVAAADGLVAFVDDTLAIDNDEWAWEVLGLIERYPDIGMVGGRILDRRQRVMSAGYYRGCGKGLACPDVGRSGDDPGYFHQMWKQRTVDAVSPRFCVFAADFLSGLIRDTQKPPMTLDELGYAAATRAARSGRRVVYSPFLSATSYESHAVEMPSTFEQQLPPGETRYYSAELDRDVSRAYQPAVVEHVEAEIFAQGAM
- the ispD gene encoding 2-C-methyl-D-erythritol 4-phosphate cytidylyltransferase, translating into MATFAVILPAAGQSSRFQHQQRKKPFADLKGRAVWLRSAEHFTNRDDVLQTIVVVSPDDEEWFKEKYAANLAFMNVDIVTGGDSRAASVKNGLAIVKPEIEYVAVHDAARPLLTKQWVDQVFAKAAETGAALLGVPVASTLKKVADGQITATVSRESLWEAQTPQVFRRDWLEAAYAKQGKLEPTDEAQLVEQTGKPISMVAGSSLNFKITTADDFRLAALALDALPKAAGLRALHPFQDEDPRLI
- a CDS encoding glycosyltransferase: MTFSNSLQRPPLVHRARRTARRWVGRVREKLSERRFDYPLWLETHVAQRQRRLKKQAAPGQFSFLTGVYEKTPPQLFQETAAALFAQTSCEFEWVLLAHGAIPETLQRVIADVADDPRVRLIELAENRGIIGGMRVCLEAATGTYVIPLDADDLLFPDAMQVFAQAIADHDAPAFLYSDEDHFADGRPFAPFQRPAWDPVLNQAGSYIWHLCAFDRQAALDLGVYSDAGSNYCHDWDSVFRFARGGHSPQHVAEILYHWRTHAVSHTNRRQPHPGSVQSQQHVLETHIATQPHPERYEVRPFPLNRGGEEWAITRKPIDPPAIDWICHTASHATPRGEMGFPFNAQQVVASETPVILDAARNSQAEFVVISADDVSPSEESIWEAIGLFELHADVALLSGRIVNRAGIVIGAGEIRGADGVYACPERGRDALTPGPFSLWLKPRCIAAVEPRFCLVRTAFLNDLDGTQPPNDVALLGRWLGEAAQARGLRLATSPLISASLTT
- a CDS encoding methyl-accepting chemotaxis protein; this translates as MALNAPALKNSFQAVAPRADYLADRFYSQLFLDYPEQIVRFSGTDFADQQHKLIGALSAIIRQLDDETALVEFVTRLGQRHASYDLSEHDYSAVSETLIKVLAEVLGSEFWNNEYEDAWREALATISQLMQEGARTQDAKQVAVATMVTESTTIDLNSNGASTAENYTPYSDEANSPAPLPGTPAVTSESTPPGPARAAGQHTGERKTMISTAQTDGRMATDSQGDASQDQQQFLELAAKVDAISKSQAVIEFELDGTIITANDNFLNTLGYSLNEIQGQHHRMFVEDAYGKSNEYQQFWGKLNRGEYVADTFKRLGKGGTVIWIQASYNPILDQNGKPYKVVKFAVDVTEQIEMARMKSMVEEMPTNVIMANSDLEITYMNPASVKKLSELQEFLPVKVNDIIGQSVDIFHKNPSHQRGILNNPDNLPYRASISVGPETLDLLVSAVRDVNGDYIGPMVTWEVITEKLRLEQEATRVQNMMDSIPINVALANRDYELVYINPASMKTLKSVEKLLPMPVEQLMGQKIDIFHKVPEHQRRIVDDPSNLPHRAKIKLGEETLDLLVSAIYDKDNQYIGPMITWSIITAQENMGANVSEVVKVVSASASELQDGAKNMAATSEQTARQSQVVAAASEEATRNVETVSSAAEQLTASISEISRHVQDASKISHQAVQEAASANTTVQELGESSTEIGKVIKVITSIAQQTNLLALNATIEAARAGEAGKGFAVVANEVKELARQTAKATEEISQKIEAIQGSTNVAVNAIGTIGEIIGQINEISTTIAGAVEEQTAATNEISRNVSEAARGTAEVTQNIAGVSQAADESGKASGDMLAAADGLAAEADRLQQIVEEFLAD